A DNA window from Hevea brasiliensis isolate MT/VB/25A 57/8 chromosome 2, ASM3005281v1, whole genome shotgun sequence contains the following coding sequences:
- the LOC131173870 gene encoding uncharacterized protein LOC131173870, producing the protein MDPPPLPVPPLPATSATSIHINYPESVESSPRSHMAVDNFHESLPPVPSAKLRLMCSYGGHIIPRPHDKSLCYVGGETRIVVVDRHSSLSSLTSRLSRILLDGRSQFTLKYQLPHEDLDSLVSVTTDEDLDNMVEEYDRITSSASLALAPSRIRLFLFFNKPETAASMGPLLADSKSETWFVDALNGSGLFPRNLSDSATVDCLVNLDDEHRHHDFEAQAEGVEGAEGESKQEKNNVPVEVLHHDVQATMPDSPIVENCSSFGSSSSSPSMCNLPPIRVRVEGHHKVGVEEQFAQMTFAQVVQKQDDGCGLLSAALPPLPTAVAAVGNVATLNPAGGSSENLSRVLSDDEISDQGMPVTFRKPPLPLKPVQQKAGACGYNLPSPDSVASDSASSLSKTMYYQEQYQAALGDSRAPLNPDAKCEISVPSSQIQIQPAPNLGYGSPTQFDQQQQQQLVHTSTHFIPHPATTPLPISSYYPLYAPPPTPSQQVQPQQPLDTQSPVYVMPVAQTQTYMSAQSNIVETAATVITPSHPPSPPTPNIVAASAVYKDTLSHPPLYPTKAAGTSAVLAKPETAAGVYRTAVTSTPTFVPIPAAQFQQQYVGYAPVQQLSQSIAVPAGANANYGFEYANATPEQVYYTHQIQASPLPSQYQTMTPAAAVALADASNQLPTSNTMHQIGTSQPL; encoded by the exons ATGGATCCCCCGCCCCTCCCAGTCCCACCCCTTCCTGCTACCTCCGCCACCAGCATACACATCAACTATCCGGAGTCCGTCGAGTCCTCTCCCCGCTCTCACATGGCTGTCGACAATTTCCATGAGTCCCTACCACCGGTCCCAAGTGCCAAGCTCCGCCTAATGTGCAGCTATGGAGGCCACATTATCCCTCGCCCGCACGACAAGTCCCTCTGCTATGTAGGAGGTGAGACAAGAATTGTAGTTGTCGATCGCCACTCCTCTCTCTCTTCCCTAACATCTCGCCTTTCCCGCATTCTTCTTGATGGGCGTTCTCAATTCACTCTCAAGTACCAGCTACCCCACGAAGACCTCGACTCTCTAGTGTCTGTAACCACAGATGAAGATCTTGATAACATGGTTGAAGAATATGACCGGATAACTTCATCGGCGTCATTGGCTTTAGCTCCCTCTCGTATCCGCTTGTTCCTTTTCTTTAACAAGCCCGAAACTGCAGCATCTATGGGGCCACTTCTTGCTGACTCTAAGTCAGAGACATGGTTTGTTGATGCGCTTAATGGTTCAGGTTTATTTCCAAGAAATCTCTCAGATTCTGCCACCGTAGATTGCTTGGTGAATCTTGATGACGAGCATCGTCATCATGACTTCGAGGCTCAAGCAGAGGGTGTAGAAGGCGCAGAGGGAGAGAGCAAGCAAGAAAAGAATAATGTACCGGTGGAAGTACTACATCATGATGTGCAGGCTACGATGCCAGACTCACCTATAGTGGAGAATTGTTCTTCATTtggttcatcttcttcttccccttCAATGTGCAACCTGCCGCCTATTCGGGTTCGTGTGGAAGGTCATCACAAAGTTGGCGTAGAGGAACAATTTGCACAGATGACATTCGCGCAAGTTGTGCAGAAACAAGATGATGGGTGCGGCCTTTTATCTGCAGCTTTGCCTCCACTTCCCACAGCAGTAGCTGCAGTTGGGAATGTGGCAACGCTTAATCCTGCAGGCGGTTCTAGCGAGAACTTGAGTCGGGTTTTATCAGATGACGAGATATCAGATCAGGGTATGCCGGTCACTTTTCGAAAACCACCATTGCCTCTGAAGCCTGTGCAACAAAAGGCTGGTGCCTGCGGTTACAATCTGCCTTCACCAGATTCAGTTGCAAG TGATTCTGCAAGTTCACTCTCCAAGACCATGTATTATCAAGAACAATATCAAGCTGCATTGGGAGACAGCAGGGCTCCTCTGAACCCAGATGcaaaatgtgaaatttcagtcccaAGCTCTCAAATCCAAATCCAACCAGCTCCAAATCTCGGGTACGGGTCGCCGACACAGTTTGATCAGCAGCAACAGCAACAATTGGTACACACCAGCACACATTTTATACCCCATCCTGCCACAACTCCATTGCCAATTTCATCTTACTACCCACTTTATGCTCCTCCTCCTACTCCATCACAGCAAGTACAGCCTCAACAACCACTTGATACGCAATCCCCTGTATATGTAATGCCTGTTGCACAAACCCAAACATACATGTCTGCTCAATCTAATATCGTGGAAACTGCAGCTACTGTAATAACCCCAAGCCACCCACCATCACCTCCAACTCCTAACATAGTTGCTGCTTCTGCAGTTTACAAGGACACACTTTCACATCCACCCCTTTACCCCACAAAGGCAGCAGGCACCAGCGCCGTCCTAGCTAAGCCCGAAACGGCTGCAGGTGTTTATAGAACAGCCGTGACCTCAACACCCACATTTGTCCCAATCCCAGCTGCTCAATTTCAGCAACAATATGTGGGTTATGCTCCGGTGCAACAGCTATCTCAATCCATTGCCGTTCCTGCTGGTGCTAATGCTAATTATGGTTTTGAATATGCCAATGCCACACCTGAACAAGTCTATTACACTCATCAGATTCAAGCTTCCCCATTGCCTTCTCAGTACCAAACCATGACCCCAGCTGCTGCTGTAGCTCTAGCTGATGCTTCAAATCAGCTTCCAACAAGCAACACCATGCACCAGATTGGAACCTCCCAGCCTCTCTAA